In Dasania marina DSM 21967, one genomic interval encodes:
- a CDS encoding sialidase family protein, translated as MKSTIIVDTSPPQLLHSPFELMQATPLAGMNILLVSIKALALTLLLSGCEAKLNLEAVEQLKQQSIRRTDNFQAVVANDKTVVAVANDGVILLSSIDNIDWQRKVIEGEPSFVDVVTCPDQSFAALSMDKTVWIGSVEGQQWRPIPISTREDLLSLTCAPDNSLWLVGSFSTVIHSTDKHNQWHAVTLDEDSMLTSIQFVDAMTVYVTGEFGLVARSDDGGKNWNDIEYAPDDFYIHGAYFRSATEGWIGGLSGRIFYTADAGVNWTRQTTPNNAPIYGFKAASQGLYAYGDHNTLLKNNGEKWASISVSGKPVYIGGIEFIYSGVVILAGGVGTLLNFDFLSPSFLAEQGGQ; from the coding sequence GTGAAGTCGACAATAATAGTAGATACCAGTCCCCCTCAATTATTACATTCCCCGTTCGAGCTGATGCAAGCAACACCATTAGCGGGAATGAATATTCTATTGGTTAGTATTAAAGCTCTCGCATTAACGTTATTACTAAGTGGTTGTGAAGCAAAGTTGAATTTGGAAGCTGTTGAACAGCTTAAACAACAAAGCATACGCCGCACTGATAACTTTCAGGCCGTGGTTGCTAATGATAAAACAGTCGTCGCGGTAGCTAACGACGGCGTGATATTGCTGAGCAGCATTGACAATATTGACTGGCAGCGCAAGGTCATTGAGGGTGAACCATCATTTGTTGATGTAGTCACTTGTCCCGATCAAAGCTTTGCCGCGTTGAGCATGGATAAGACCGTCTGGATCGGCAGTGTTGAAGGTCAGCAATGGCGTCCCATCCCAATATCAACCAGAGAAGACCTATTGTCGTTAACCTGTGCTCCGGATAACAGTTTATGGCTAGTGGGGAGCTTTTCTACGGTGATTCACTCTACAGACAAGCACAATCAATGGCATGCAGTTACTCTCGACGAAGATTCTATGTTGACCAGTATTCAATTCGTCGATGCGATGACAGTGTATGTGACGGGTGAGTTTGGCCTAGTAGCACGATCCGATGATGGCGGGAAAAATTGGAATGATATTGAGTATGCGCCGGATGATTTTTATATTCATGGTGCTTATTTTCGCTCTGCAACCGAGGGTTGGATTGGTGGACTCAGTGGGCGAATATTTTATACCGCTGATGCCGGTGTTAATTGGACGCGGCAAACCACACCAAACAATGCGCCTATTTATGGTTTTAAGGCTGCTTCTCAAGGTTTATATGCCTACGGGGACCATAACACATTGTTAAAAAATAACGGCGAGAAATGGGCTTCGATTTCCGTGAGTGGTAAGCCAGTATATATTGGTGGGATAGAGTTTATCTACAGCGGGGTGGTGATATTGGCGGGTGGTGTTGGTACGTTATTGAATTTTGATTTTTTATCCCCTTCTTTTTTAGCTGAACAAGGGGGCCAATAA
- a CDS encoding NADH:ubiquinone reductase (Na(+)-transporting) subunit F: protein MSYQVTIEPTGDVIDVEEGQTILDAALRQGVWLPFACGHGTCATCKCQLTEGDVDLGPASPFALMDIERDEGKILACCATPESDLVIEADIDVDPDFAGYRIRDFNATVTEVRDLSPTIKGVFFELDEEIEFQAGQYINLQLPGVKGVRAFSIANKPTAKRQLELHIRLVPGGAGTAYVHEQLKVGDQLAVSGPYGQFFTRKSNDMGAIFIAGGSGLSSPQAMILELLEDEDTRAIYLFQGARNVAELYNRELFTALEQQHSNFHYIPAISAPVSGDEWQGYIGFVHEVVHNYFDGRFDGHKAYLCGPPPMIDAAISTLMKGRLFERDIHMERFLTAADGAEQQTRSALFKTI from the coding sequence ATGAGTTACCAAGTGACCATTGAGCCTACTGGCGATGTCATCGACGTTGAAGAAGGCCAGACAATTTTGGATGCAGCGCTTCGACAAGGTGTATGGCTGCCTTTTGCCTGCGGGCATGGCACCTGCGCTACCTGTAAATGTCAGCTCACTGAGGGAGATGTGGATTTGGGCCCCGCTTCGCCCTTTGCGCTGATGGATATAGAGCGAGACGAAGGAAAAATACTGGCTTGCTGTGCAACACCGGAATCGGATTTGGTAATAGAAGCTGATATTGATGTTGATCCTGATTTTGCTGGTTACCGTATTAGGGATTTTAATGCGACAGTGACAGAGGTTCGGGATCTTTCACCCACTATCAAAGGGGTGTTTTTTGAGCTGGACGAGGAAATCGAATTTCAGGCGGGTCAGTATATTAACTTACAGCTACCTGGGGTCAAAGGCGTGCGTGCTTTTTCGATCGCAAATAAGCCCACAGCAAAACGCCAGCTTGAATTACATATTCGTTTGGTGCCTGGCGGCGCAGGTACGGCCTACGTGCATGAGCAACTAAAAGTTGGCGATCAGTTGGCGGTATCTGGCCCCTATGGGCAGTTTTTCACTCGCAAGTCCAACGATATGGGAGCAATTTTTATCGCTGGGGGGTCGGGTTTGTCCAGTCCTCAAGCGATGATTCTTGAGCTACTAGAAGACGAGGATACACGGGCCATTTATTTATTTCAGGGGGCTAGAAATGTCGCTGAATTATATAACAGGGAGTTGTTTACTGCGCTCGAGCAACAACACAGTAATTTTCATTATATACCAGCCATTAGTGCACCGGTGTCAGGTGATGAATGGCAGGGTTATATCGGTTTTGTTCATGAGGTCGTACACAATTATTTTGATGGTCGGTTTGATGGGCATAAAGCCTATCTCTGTGGTCCACCACCGATGATTGATGCAGCTATATCTACTTTGATGAAAGGTCGACTGTTTGAGCGGGATATCCATATGGAGCGCTTCCTCACGGCAGCTGACGGTGCAGAACAACAGACACGATCGGCCTTGTTTAAAACTATATAA
- a CDS encoding phenol hydroxylase subunit P4: MTLKAIVPDYKGEVLDRIENFNGNQLLFINWDYHLFFCAPFAYAVAPDISFQSLLDNVISEAFSQHHEFKNINWQIAEWQLNGEPFIPQMDVSLANQGIDHKSLLRFQTPELQGYQGAHV; this comes from the coding sequence ATGACCTTAAAAGCGATAGTGCCCGACTACAAGGGTGAAGTGTTAGACCGAATTGAAAATTTTAATGGTAACCAATTACTATTTATCAACTGGGATTATCATTTGTTTTTTTGCGCCCCTTTTGCCTACGCAGTTGCGCCAGACATCTCCTTCCAGTCACTTTTGGATAACGTTATCTCTGAAGCTTTCAGCCAGCATCACGAGTTTAAAAATATTAACTGGCAGATAGCGGAATGGCAGTTAAATGGCGAACCATTTATTCCACAAATGGATGTTTCTCTAGCTAATCAGGGTATCGATCATAAGTCTTTATTACGATTTCAGACTCCTGAGTTACAGGGTTACCAAGGTGCCCATGTTTAA
- a CDS encoding aromatic/alkene/methane monooxygenase hydroxylase/oxygenase subunit alpha codes for MTAKKLSLKEKYSLLTRDLDWEYSYADRKKAFPYEEFEGIKITDWSKWEDPFRLTMDSYWKYQAEKEKKLYAIFDAFSQNNGHLNISDPRYVNALKLFLTAVSPLEYEAYQGYAHVGRQFNGVGARVACQMQSIDELRHCQTQLHAMSHYNKFFDGLQDFRKMHDRVWYLSVPKSFFNDARASGPFEFLVAVSFSFEYVLTNLLFVPFMSGAAHNGDMATVTFGFSAQSDEARHMTLGLEIIKFLLEQHEDNVPIVQKYIDKWFWRGTRLLSIVSMMMDYMLPNKVMSWKEAWEMYFEDAGGALFKDLARYGIRMPKFSEVIEKEKEHISHQTWWTFYNYGHAAGFHTWIPSDEELDWLSEKYPDTFDKYYRPRWEMAKKLEAEGKRFYTKALPQLCNICQIPMLFTEMDDPSQICFRDSIYEGERYHFCSDGCKTIFDDEPEKYVQAWLPVHQILQGNCGGPELEKILSDFYGFNVGADNMDMKGSPDEKRWKAWKGVA; via the coding sequence ATGACTGCAAAGAAATTAAGCCTAAAAGAAAAATACAGTTTATTAACTCGAGATCTTGACTGGGAATACAGTTACGCAGATAGAAAAAAGGCTTTTCCTTATGAGGAGTTTGAGGGAATAAAAATTACTGACTGGTCAAAATGGGAAGATCCATTCCGCTTGACTATGGATTCTTATTGGAAATACCAAGCTGAGAAAGAGAAAAAGCTGTATGCGATATTTGATGCTTTCTCACAAAATAATGGGCACTTAAACATATCAGATCCACGCTATGTCAATGCTTTGAAGCTGTTTTTGACAGCAGTATCTCCATTGGAGTATGAGGCCTATCAAGGTTATGCCCATGTGGGCAGGCAGTTTAATGGTGTGGGTGCTCGGGTAGCCTGCCAAATGCAATCAATTGATGAATTACGCCACTGCCAGACTCAGTTACACGCTATGAGTCACTACAATAAATTTTTTGACGGTCTACAAGATTTTAGGAAAATGCATGATAGGGTGTGGTATTTATCAGTTCCAAAATCATTTTTTAATGATGCCAGAGCATCGGGTCCTTTTGAATTTCTAGTGGCGGTGAGTTTTTCCTTCGAATATGTTTTGACCAACCTGTTGTTCGTGCCGTTTATGTCTGGGGCTGCACATAATGGTGATATGGCTACAGTGACCTTTGGTTTTTCTGCCCAGTCAGACGAGGCTAGGCATATGACACTGGGGCTGGAGATTATTAAATTTTTGCTTGAACAGCATGAAGATAACGTGCCGATTGTTCAGAAATATATTGATAAATGGTTTTGGCGAGGTACACGTCTTTTAAGCATAGTTTCTATGATGATGGACTATATGCTGCCCAACAAAGTGATGTCTTGGAAAGAAGCTTGGGAAATGTATTTTGAGGATGCCGGCGGCGCCTTGTTTAAAGATTTAGCCCGTTACGGTATTCGTATGCCGAAATTTTCTGAAGTTATCGAAAAAGAAAAAGAACATATATCGCATCAAACTTGGTGGACTTTTTATAATTATGGTCATGCCGCAGGTTTTCATACCTGGATTCCTTCAGATGAAGAGTTGGATTGGTTGTCTGAAAAGTATCCGGATACATTTGATAAATACTATCGTCCTCGTTGGGAGATGGCTAAGAAGCTGGAAGCTGAAGGTAAGCGGTTTTATACAAAAGCATTGCCGCAACTTTGTAACATCTGCCAGATTCCAATGTTATTTACCGAAATGGATGACCCATCTCAAATCTGTTTTCGTGACAGTATTTACGAAGGGGAACGCTACCACTTTTGTTCAGATGGGTGTAAGACCATATTCGACGATGAGCCGGAGAAGTATGTGCAGGCTTGGCTTCCCGTACACCAGATTTTACAGGGTAATTGTGGCGGTCCTGAGTTGGAAAAAATACTTAGTGACTTTTATGGCTTTAATGTCGGTGCCGACAACATGGATATGAAAGGTTCACCGGATGAGAAGCGTTGGAAAGCCTGGAAAGGTGTGGCCTGA
- a CDS encoding MmoB/DmpM family protein: MSKVYIALQDNDESRYIVEAIEQDNPAATVIHNPAMIRIENEGRLEINRHTVEEIMGREWNIQELHLSLITLGGHVEEDDDSLVLHWNT, encoded by the coding sequence ATGTCAAAAGTTTATATCGCACTACAAGATAATGATGAATCGCGCTATATCGTCGAAGCCATTGAGCAAGACAATCCTGCAGCAACTGTTATCCATAACCCGGCGATGATTAGAATAGAGAATGAAGGTCGCTTAGAGATCAATCGACATACTGTGGAAGAGATTATGGGGCGAGAGTGGAATATTCAGGAATTGCACTTGAGCCTAATTACATTGGGCGGCCACGTAGAAGAAGACGATGATTCGCTGGTGTTGCACTGGAATACATAA
- a CDS encoding aromatic/alkene monooxygenase hydroxylase subunit beta translates to MSLEIKTTTLQTNRNTYANIERRFGDKPASRYQEASYDLQSTEFFHCRPLWQPEKTINDETRTVIVMEDWYDFKDPRQFYYGAYVQQRSKMQEAAENNYAFFEKRKLDQLLPAGIKDKLVRYLVPLRHVEHGANLNNMYACAYGTGTTLTQACLYNAMDRLGIAQYLSRIGLVLDGHTGETLAEAKQYWMEAPIWQGLRAYIEETTVTEDWFEVWVAQDVVLDTLLYDLYYRQFDQWLHANGAQDVAMLTEFMQTWMKESNRWVDAVLKTVSAESDDNREQMEQWLSKWKAAAIKALQPLAEDLLGKDSLNDSVAVLDKRLDKAALFR, encoded by the coding sequence ATGTCTCTTGAAATAAAAACAACCACTTTGCAGACTAACAGAAATACTTATGCAAATATCGAACGTCGTTTCGGTGATAAGCCAGCCAGTCGCTATCAAGAGGCATCCTATGACTTACAGTCAACGGAGTTCTTTCACTGCAGGCCGCTATGGCAGCCGGAAAAAACAATCAACGACGAGACTCGTACCGTTATAGTTATGGAGGACTGGTATGACTTTAAAGATCCTCGACAATTTTACTACGGTGCTTACGTGCAGCAGCGCAGTAAGATGCAGGAAGCGGCTGAGAATAATTATGCTTTTTTTGAAAAACGTAAACTTGATCAATTGTTGCCCGCGGGTATAAAAGATAAGTTGGTTCGTTATCTAGTCCCTTTGCGTCATGTCGAACATGGCGCCAATCTCAATAATATGTATGCCTGTGCCTATGGTACTGGCACCACACTCACCCAAGCCTGTTTATATAACGCAATGGATAGGCTGGGTATTGCGCAATATTTGTCTCGAATCGGCCTGGTGCTGGATGGCCATACTGGAGAAACATTGGCAGAAGCAAAACAATACTGGATGGAAGCGCCAATTTGGCAGGGTCTGCGGGCTTATATCGAAGAGACGACTGTAACTGAGGATTGGTTTGAAGTATGGGTAGCGCAGGATGTTGTACTCGACACCTTGCTATATGACCTCTATTACCGTCAATTTGATCAATGGCTACATGCAAACGGCGCTCAGGATGTAGCTATGTTGACAGAGTTTATGCAGACCTGGATGAAGGAAAGTAATCGCTGGGTAGATGCGGTATTGAAAACGGTAAGTGCTGAATCTGACGATAACCGAGAGCAAATGGAACAGTGGTTAAGCAAATGGAAAGCAGCCGCGATTAAAGCTCTACAGCCTTTGGCTGAAGATTTACTAGGTAAAGATTCCCTAAACGATTCTGTCGCAGTGCTCGATAAGCGCCTAGATAAAGCCGCTTTATTTCGCTAA
- a CDS encoding phenol hydroxylase subunit gives MTNNKKLSAVRHSEISNSLEQFKKYIRVRSADEARFVEFDFAIDDPSLFVELVLPKQAFKEFCEKNNVIFMSVKQMDANDKDSIKWRYGDETLVSNNHDR, from the coding sequence ATGACTAATAATAAGAAGTTAAGCGCTGTTAGACATTCTGAGATTTCTAATAGTCTTGAGCAATTTAAAAAATATATCCGAGTACGTAGCGCAGATGAAGCACGTTTTGTCGAATTCGATTTTGCTATTGATGATCCTTCTTTGTTTGTTGAGCTGGTACTGCCAAAACAAGCGTTCAAAGAATTCTGTGAAAAAAATAACGTAATATTTATGAGCGTTAAACAGATGGATGCTAACGATAAAGACTCAATAAAATGGCGTTATGGTGATGAAACATTGGTTTCAAATAACCATGACCGATGA
- a CDS encoding sigma-54-dependent Fis family transcriptional regulator, producing MLQKIKQPMPTPEDLINKIQFDYQNGKIWLDEHRMLLIHSSVMGSLRKELITTLGVERARGFLMRFGYQSGIKDAELAHKLRPDMSKAEAFMVGPQLHGLKGMVKAELETLDIDLENGKFYSEFNWHGSFESDIHTADFGITAEPICWMLLGYASGFSSYFVGRKIIFKETQCRGQGHGHCHIVGKFAEDWDDQEELERQLLPDHIVEELFALRYEISTLREKIADYTSPLTDLLINSVGQSDAFKQVCHLIKRASGSNVTVLLQGETGVGKEVVAKGLHLSSERADKAFIAVNCACIPPDLIESELFGVRKGAYTGATESREGKFERADGGTIFLDEVIELSPRAQATLLRVLQEGEMERVGDIKTRKINVRVVAASNENLDEAVKEGRFRADLFYRLNVFPVYIPPLRQRTEDIPLLIEHFLEKYHALYNKKTSGVSDKAMQALANYKWPGNIRELENMIERGIILTDNNNSIDMQSLFPSLIEPSHPMYISTRTGEVSPDDHNEQSAPDNIVEQLLANDLNLDELESQLLKHAMNKTDGNIAQAARLLGITRPQMAYRLKKQQS from the coding sequence ATGCTTCAAAAAATTAAACAGCCTATGCCAACACCTGAAGATTTAATCAACAAAATTCAATTTGATTATCAGAACGGTAAGATATGGCTTGATGAGCACCGTATGCTGCTCATCCACTCTTCTGTTATGGGGTCATTGCGTAAAGAACTAATTACCACTCTTGGGGTTGAGCGGGCGAGAGGGTTTTTAATGCGATTTGGTTATCAATCCGGTATAAAAGATGCGGAGCTAGCGCATAAATTACGCCCTGACATGTCCAAAGCAGAAGCCTTTATGGTTGGTCCTCAGCTGCACGGTTTGAAAGGGATGGTTAAAGCTGAGCTTGAAACACTCGATATTGACCTAGAAAACGGTAAATTTTATAGTGAATTTAACTGGCATGGCTCTTTTGAATCAGATATCCATACTGCTGATTTTGGTATTACCGCCGAGCCTATCTGCTGGATGCTATTAGGCTATGCTAGTGGTTTCTCCTCCTACTTTGTTGGCCGAAAAATAATTTTCAAAGAAACACAATGTCGAGGTCAAGGACATGGCCACTGTCATATTGTCGGAAAATTTGCTGAAGACTGGGATGATCAGGAAGAACTAGAACGGCAATTACTCCCTGACCACATCGTCGAAGAACTGTTTGCCCTGCGCTACGAGATATCTACGTTGCGGGAAAAAATTGCTGACTACACCAGCCCGCTTACCGATTTATTAATTAACTCTGTCGGCCAGTCTGACGCGTTTAAACAAGTATGCCACCTAATTAAACGTGCCTCTGGCAGTAACGTAACGGTGCTATTACAAGGTGAAACAGGCGTCGGCAAGGAGGTAGTTGCCAAGGGGCTTCACCTGAGTAGTGAACGTGCGGACAAGGCATTTATTGCAGTCAACTGTGCCTGCATTCCTCCAGACTTGATAGAGTCCGAATTATTTGGCGTCCGCAAAGGCGCTTATACCGGCGCCACTGAATCACGTGAAGGAAAATTTGAACGCGCCGACGGTGGAACCATATTTCTAGATGAAGTCATTGAACTTTCCCCCCGCGCCCAGGCCACCTTGCTACGAGTTTTACAAGAGGGAGAAATGGAACGCGTTGGCGATATAAAAACCCGTAAAATTAATGTTCGTGTAGTAGCCGCTAGTAATGAAAATTTGGATGAAGCAGTCAAAGAGGGTCGTTTCAGAGCGGATCTATTTTACCGATTAAATGTTTTTCCTGTATACATCCCTCCACTACGTCAGAGAACAGAAGACATTCCACTGCTAATTGAGCACTTTCTGGAAAAGTACCACGCCCTGTACAATAAAAAAACCAGTGGTGTTTCTGACAAGGCGATGCAAGCTCTAGCCAATTATAAGTGGCCTGGCAATATTCGCGAACTTGAAAACATGATCGAACGCGGTATTATTCTGACCGACAATAATAACAGCATCGATATGCAATCATTATTTCCATCCTTGATTGAGCCCTCTCATCCAATGTATATCTCCACCCGAACAGGGGAGGTTAGCCCTGACGATCACAACGAACAATCCGCACCTGACAATATTGTCGAACAGTTACTTGCCAACGACCTGAACCTAGATGAACTGGAAAGCCAATTACTCAAGCATGCCATGAACAAAACCGATGGTAACATAGCCCAAGCTGCTCGCCTGCTGGGCATTACTCGTCCACAGATGGCTTACCGCCTAAAGAAACAACAAAGCTAA
- a CDS encoding 2Fe-2S iron-sulfur cluster binding domain-containing protein, translating into MAISSNQSLFKSDYQILVANKNNSYSCAAGETLLAAMERANKRCIKVGCRCGGCGLCKIRIISGNYACKSMSKTQINEQDSHAGLALACRVIPSSDMTIESDLCEQRIISTDK; encoded by the coding sequence ATGGCAATCAGCAGCAATCAGAGCCTGTTCAAGAGTGATTACCAGATACTGGTAGCTAACAAAAATAATAGCTATTCCTGCGCTGCCGGAGAAACATTACTAGCAGCCATGGAAAGAGCCAATAAACGTTGTATCAAGGTGGGTTGCCGTTGTGGTGGTTGTGGTTTATGCAAAATTCGGATTATTTCAGGTAACTATGCCTGCAAATCCATGAGCAAGACACAGATAAATGAACAGGATAGTCACGCGGGTTTGGCCCTTGCTTGTCGAGTAATTCCCTCCAGCGATATGACAATAGAATCCGATCTTTGTGAGCAGCGCATCATTAGCACAGATAAATAA
- a CDS encoding catechol 2,3-dioxygenase: protein MKKGVMRPGHVQLRVMDIEEALKHYRDLLGLIEMDRDDQGRVYLKGWTEVDKFSVVLRQSDSPGMDFMAFKCLDENTLDNLRSGLIEYGCEVTDVPAGDLKDCGRRVQFNTPSGHCFELFATKKQTGKWGVENINPEAWPRGLKGMKALRFDHCLIYGPDIVASTKIFCEVLGFDIAEQVIEPDGTAISHFISISTKAHDIAFIEHPEPGKLHHCSFLLETWEDVLRAADLISMHDVSIDIGPTRHGLTHGKTIYFFDPSGNRTEVFCGGDYHYPDHPTVTWQTEALGKAIFYHDRVLNERFLTVLT, encoded by the coding sequence ATGAAGAAAGGTGTAATGCGACCTGGACATGTTCAGTTACGAGTAATGGACATTGAAGAAGCCCTTAAACATTATCGCGATCTTCTAGGCTTAATTGAGATGGATCGAGATGATCAAGGTCGCGTCTATCTAAAAGGCTGGACTGAAGTAGACAAATTCTCTGTGGTTCTACGACAATCCGACTCGCCTGGAATGGATTTTATGGCATTCAAGTGTTTGGATGAAAATACTCTTGATAATCTGAGATCTGGTTTGATTGAATATGGCTGCGAAGTTACTGACGTCCCTGCAGGCGATCTTAAAGACTGTGGTCGCCGAGTACAATTCAATACTCCCAGTGGACACTGTTTTGAACTATTTGCTACTAAAAAACAAACCGGTAAATGGGGGGTAGAAAACATTAATCCCGAAGCTTGGCCACGTGGTCTAAAAGGTATGAAAGCACTTCGCTTTGACCACTGCTTGATATACGGCCCTGACATTGTTGCTAGCACTAAAATATTTTGTGAAGTATTGGGGTTTGATATTGCCGAACAGGTCATTGAACCAGACGGTACCGCCATCTCACATTTTATATCTATCAGCACCAAGGCACATGACATTGCCTTTATTGAACACCCCGAACCCGGCAAGCTCCATCACTGCTCTTTTTTACTGGAAACTTGGGAAGACGTGCTTCGTGCTGCCGACCTAATTTCTATGCACGATGTATCAATTGATATTGGCCCAACCCGCCACGGACTAACTCACGGGAAAACCATTTATTTCTTTGATCCTTCTGGCAACCGTACCGAGGTGTTCTGTGGTGGTGATTATCACTATCCCGATCACCCCACAGTAACCTGGCAAACTGAAGCGCTAGGTAAGGCTATTTTTTATCATGACCGGGTTTTAAACGAGCGTTTTTTAACGGTGTTGACCTGA